CGGACCCCGCGCCCTTCCTTTCCTTGTTCAACATTTCGAGGACCCTTCCCGTCAGGTCCATGGAATCGACGACGTGGATCACCCCGGCGGACCGCTCGAGGATCAGGTCGTACTTCTCGGCCTTGACGAGGGCGTCGATCTGCCCTTCGATCCGCTTCAGGATCTCCCGGGTCAGCTCGCCCTGCCGCCCCTGCATCTCCCGCTCCGACTCCTGGGTCATTTTCCTCAGATCGTTCAGCTTCGCCTGGAAGGCGTCCTCCTTCTCCTTCAGCTTCTCCTTCGAGGCGATCACCTTCTGCTTGTCGATCTCGTCCTTCAGCTTCTTCAGCTCTTCCTGCTTCGCGTCGATTTCCTTCTTCAGCTCCTCGTAGCGGGCCTCCATTTTCTTCTTGGCCGCCTTCCCCTCTTCGGACTCGTTCAGGACCTTGTTGACGTCCACGACCGCGATCCGAATGCCCTCCGCAAGCGCCGGGCAGGCGAAGGACGCCGCAACGAATGCCGCCACCGCGATGATTCCCGTCTTCCGCATCATTTCCGCTCCTTGTGGAACTATTTTCTTTAGAACACCGTGCCGATCGTGAATTCGAAAACGCTTGCGGGCGCTCCCGGCGGCCGGTTGAGGTTCCAGCCGTACTCGAACCGCATGGGGCCCATCGGCGAGTACCACCGCACGCCCGTTCCGTAGCCGATCCAGATCCTCTCGTCCACGAACGGCCAGGCGCCCTGCCGCCAGGTGTTCCCGGCGTCGACGAAGAACACCCCCTTGAAGCCCGTGTCGCTTCCCAGCGGGAACTGGTACTCGACGTTGCCGATGATATCCTTGTTGCCGCCGACCTTCTCGCCGGTGTTCGGATCGATCGGCGAAAGGGTCCGGGAACGGAATCCCCGGATGCTGTAGGGCCCTCCGAGGAAGAACCGCTCATAGAGGGGGACCTCGCCTTTCCCCCATCCCCCGTCGGTGCTGACGACATGCCCCCACAGCAGGGACGCCGAGAGGACCGTGGATGCGGTCACCGGGTAGAACGCCTTGGCGTTCAGGATGTACTTGAGGAATTGGGTGTCCCCGCCCAACGGTCCCCCGGCGTACTGCACGGAGACGGACTGGACGGTGCCTTTCGACGGATCGATGTACCGGTCGGTGGTGTTCCGGGTCGCGCTGACGATCAGGCTCCGCGTCTTCTGCTTCCCCTTCTCGATCTCCTTCCGGACGATGTCCTCGGGGAGCTCGTTCTCCACCGGGAGGACCTTCGTGTCGTCCAGGGCGAACGACACGCTGCCGTGGAGGAAGCGGCTCAGGTTGTACCCCACCCCGATCCTGCCGCCCTTCGAATCCTTCTTGAAATCCTCGTACTCGATTTTGTTGTTGTAAAGCGTCGTAAGCAGGCTGTAATCCGTGTCGAACAGGTGCGGGTTCCGGAAATCGAGCGTGAAGGAGGTCCGCCGCGATCCGAACTGCGAGTTCAGCGACGCCTTCCAGCCGCGTCCGAAGAGGTTGTTCTCGCTCAACTGGACGACCCCGAAGATCCCGTCCATCGAGCTGTATCCCATCCCGCCGGAAAGCGTGCCCGTGGGCGCTTCCTGGATCTCCACCTTCACATCCATCTCCGCGGCGTTGTCGGCCGGCGCGGTGGTCACCTTCACGTCCTTGTAGTAGGAGGTGCGCGTGAGGTTCTCCTTGGTGGTCTTCAGCTTCGTCGCGGAATAGGTCGCCCCCTCGGCGACGTCGACGGACCTGCGCACGACCCGGTCGAACGTTTTCGTGTTCCCCGCGATCTCCACCTTCCCGAAGTGGAACATCCTCCCCCGCTCGATCCGGTAG
This window of the Thermodesulfobacteriota bacterium genome carries:
- a CDS encoding OmpH family outer membrane protein, producing MMRKTGIIAVAAFVAASFACPALAEGIRIAVVDVNKVLNESEEGKAAKKKMEARYEELKKEIDAKQEELKKLKDEIDKQKVIASKEKLKEKEDAFQAKLNDLRKMTQESEREMQGRQGELTREILKRIEGQIDALVKAEKYDLILERSAGVIHVVDSMDLTGRVLEMLNKERKGAGSEKTPGPEKAPAEKKGSGVKKEGGGGK
- the bamA gene encoding outer membrane protein assembly factor BamA — encoded protein: MKGKVRLPGGLCAFLLCAFILAGTGGSVRADGFRVVAVDVQGAKRVPPDDIRQAMSTRVGQELDLARIREDIKAISRMGYFRGVTIDSEEVEGGYRLTVVVSEKPVVASVAIEGNKDVDLKDLKEGVTVKERSLFQEEKVKESVNNLREIIKNNGFIDAEVESVVSEDAEGAIRVTFRIAEGEKLKIEKIVVEGNLYFSRKQILKAMETNEEGFFSFITNSGVYKKDVLENDVMKLEALYQNAGFLDSKISDPQFDRGKEGLVLTLRIYEGRQYRIGTIRFSGESGVSEETLRKTVKLKSGDLFNREILLSDLLALTTLVNDQGYAQALVSPGLEKRKEYPVADLTYRIERGRMFHFGKVEIAGNTKTFDRVVRRSVDVAEGATYSATKLKTTKENLTRTSYYKDVKVTTAPADNAAEMDVKVEIQEAPTGTLSGGMGYSSMDGIFGVVQLSENNLFGRGWKASLNSQFGSRRTSFTLDFRNPHLFDTDYSLLTTLYNNKIEYEDFKKDSKGGRIGVGYNLSRFLHGSVSFALDDTKVLPVENELPEDIVRKEIEKGKQKTRSLIVSATRNTTDRYIDPSKGTVQSVSVQYAGGPLGGDTQFLKYILNAKAFYPVTASTVLSASLLWGHVVSTDGGWGKGEVPLYERFFLGGPYSIRGFRSRTLSPIDPNTGEKVGGNKDIIGNVEYQFPLGSDTGFKGVFFVDAGNTWRQGAWPFVDERIWIGYGTGVRWYSPMGPMRFEYGWNLNRPPGAPASVFEFTIGTVF